Genomic window (Candidatus Bathyarchaeota archaeon):
GTGGGTTTTGAAAAATAGAGTGTTGGCGCCGAGTTTATTTTCGGCGTGCGTATTCCATTATGGGGATTAGTTTTGGGTCTGCGTGGACGATTTGTCTGTCGTCTACCATGCCGACGAGTGCGCCGTTTTTGTCGACGACTGGTAAGTGTTTTATGTTCCAGTGTTTCATGAGTTCGGCTGCTTCTTTGAGGGTTGCGTTTTGGTCGATGACTACTAGTGGGTTTGTGTAAACCATTCTTGCGATGACTGTTCTTAGTGGTACTTCTGCTTCGACTGCGCGGATTAGGATGTCTTTTACTGTTATGATGCCTGTTGGTTTGCCGCTTTGGATGACGAGGATTGCGTCTTTGTCGTATTTGTTCATGAGTGTGATTACGTCTTTTACTACGGTGTTGTTTTCTACTGTTTTAACGTCTTTTTGCATGATGTCTTTTACTGTGACATTGCTTGCCATTTCAATTTTTCACCTTAACGCTATCAGAGAAGCAGTGGTTGTTTATCAATTTTACGATTATTTTGGCTTGTGTTTGTGGTGGCTTGTTTTTTCTAGTAGTAGATGATGAAAAGTGCTCCTTAGTACAACATCAACCTATGGGTTGGGTAGAAGGTTGCTTTTTTGTTTTTGTTTGTGGTTTGGGTTGTTTTTTGGTTGTGGACGTTGCACAATCAGTGTGGGGTAGCTTGGGCGGTTGTTTATGCGTGAAGTCTCAGCGAGGAGGGGGTGGCGCTGTATATACGCCTGTATATACGAAAGGTTGCTTGCTCTGCCACACCCCTCCCTCTATTAAAAAGACGGAAAAATCGTCAGGGTCAATCCCGCCAATGCGGTGCCCCATTTTGCCCCTTATTTCTTTAATCATTTGTCGACCGATTAGGAATCGGTGGCGATAATGAATAGCGAACATTGTTATAGTATGCATTACCGTGTATAGGTACGAACGGCTAAGCTTGAAACGCGAAATAGCTTTGTAAGCACAAGAAGCAAATTGCACAAAGCTTTTCTATTCGATACTGTAATAATTATATAGTGATTATTATGCCTGAAGAAACAAACGTCCCTCGTTTGCAGGATCAAATAGATAATGTTGATCAGTCACTAAGTCGGATCCCCCTTATCGTATTTATCTCATTTTTTATAGCCGGTTTTGCTCTTGCTATTGGCGCTGTTCTTGAGAATCAGTCTTTGTTGATAGTGAGTTTGGCAGTTTTCGTTACTTGTATGAGTTTCAGTATGATACAAGCTCGCAATGCAAGAGATGAATATAGAAAATTAATTGACCGTATTAACAAAATCTGAAAGTCATAACCTGCAAAAGCCAAGGTTAACTTCCTTTTTGGTTTTAAGTGAAATAGGTTTATTATAGTTTGTCTTGTTTTTTTACGTATAGCAGTTATACAGAAAATATCTTATTTTTTCTTTGACACTCTTACCTTAAGTCAGGCAACAGGTTTGAGGTCTATCCTGCAACCTGCTAATCATACTTTTAGTGGTTGTAAAAAAGGCGACAATACATCAGAAAAAAAGAGTACTTTACGGAAGTTTTGTTAGATCATCAGTAATTTGCCGAAATTGAGTCTATTTCTATCGCGCATACACTCGACCCGGCCATGGCTGCTACGGCGACGTAAAGATAAGGGTCCACGTTCAATGCATAGATGTTATCATATCCATAGATTGGGGGCACAACGTCGAAACCAATACACTCCCAGTCCTGATTATCAAGTGAAGTATAGACCCAAAGTGATGTATAATCAGCGGAATGTAAGCGAATATACATACCTCCGCTACTCATCTGAGTTAACTGGCCT
Coding sequences:
- a CDS encoding CBS domain-containing protein yields the protein MASNVTVKDIMQKDVKTVENNTVVKDVITLMNKYDKDAILVIQSGKPTGIITVKDILIRAVEAEVPLRTVIARMVYTNPLVVIDQNATLKEAAELMKHWNIKHLPVVDKNGALVGMVDDRQIVHADPKLIPIMEYARRK